The DNA region CCAACTGGCGCAGATGCCGCATGGTGTCAATGCTGACGCGCCCGGGGTGGATCTCCACCGAAAACTCGCCATCGTCGACCGGTGCCAGGGTAAACAGGCGGCGTGTGGATTTCATCAGCAAGCTCATTTCGTCGGTGCTGATAAACGTGGGGGTACCGCCGCCCCAGTGCAGTTGCTTGACGGTGCGTCCCGGTTCGACCAATTCTGCATAGAGTGCCATTTCCTGGATCATCCGATGCAAGTAGGGCAGGGCGCGGTTTTTGTTGTGGGTAACCACTTTGTTGCAGCCGCAGTAAAAGCACAGGGTGTCGCAAAACGGGATATGGAAATACAGCGACAGGGGGCGGCGCGACCGGTTACTGCGATCTATGGCGTTGCGCAGGGCTTTCTCGGAAAATGTATTGCGAAATTGTGGAGCTGTCGGATAAGAGGTATAACGCGGCCCGGCCATGTCATACTGGCTGAGCAGGTTTTTGTCCCAGGGGATCGGGTGTTGAAACAGCGACATCATTCAATTTCCTGCAAATCAAGGCGCCAGACCGTGTTCTGGCGATAATATGGTTCAAGGTTATTCTAGGCAGTGGCCAGTGTCGCCTGTTGATGTGTATCAAACCTGTGGCAGTTGCCTGGGCTATGCTGTTGTTTCCTGTGAGTGTTGTGATTGTTATGTCGTTTACGTTTGCGGATTTTGAGTCCTGCCTGGACAAACTGGCGGAAGCCATACACAAGCAAGGGTATCTGGTGCTGGATGGTGCCTTGCCTGCCCATTTAAGCCAGGCATTGCTGGATGAATGGGACCAGCACTTTGCTGTACACCTGCAATCGGCAGGTGTGGGGCGAGCTGGGGATTACCGGCAAAGTCCGGATATTCGCCGCGATAAAATCCTCTGGCTGGAACCGGAGACCCCGGCTGTCACGGAATTTTTATCCTGGATGGATAAACTGCGTACCGGGTTAAACCAGCGTCTATTTCTTGGCCTTTTCGATTACGAAAGTCATTTTGCGCTTTATGAGCCAGGTGATTTTTACCAGAAGCACCGCGATGCCTTTCGCGACACCAATGCGCGGGCGGGACGCAAACTGTCTACGGTCTATTACCTCAATCCCGATTGGACATCACTGGATGGCGGTGAATTAGTGCTCTACGATGAAGCAGACGAACATCTGCTGGAAAGGGTTGCACCAAAACAAGGCAGGCTGCTAGTGTTTTTGAGTGAGGATTTTCCCCACGAAGTGCTACCTGCCCGTCGTCCACGTAAAAGTATTGCGGGTTGGTTCCGGGTAAAGCCTGTTTGATTGGTGTTTTAAGATCATAAAAATTCGGGGATATAACAGAAAACTCTTGTGGCAAACAATTAGTGCAATCCGATGCCAGGCCATTTTGGGGTTGGCAATGAAATTGCAGGATGGATTTTGCGTTCGCTGGCGCGCTCAAGGAGTGAGTAACGGAGAGCCAGGCAAGGCTCCAGCGGGCATTCAAGATACGCCCGATACTACCTGGCCAAGTGGTATTGATTCGGCGATCTCATGCAGAATCTTAAAAACAAGCGAGGCTCAGATGCTAAAGGAAGTCACCATGGGTGAAATGAAAATAGACTGGCTGGACTACAACTCCGGTCATTTCTATGACGAGATTATCAGTGCTCCCGGAATACCCCGCCCCGAAACCCGACACCTTGCGCGCTACCTCGCTTCCCTCTCCGGCGATGAATTACAGGAACGAAAACTCTCGGCAGAACTTGCCATCAAAACCATGGGGATCTCGTTCACCGTCTACAGTGACGCCGGCAATATAGATCGCGCCTGGCCCTTCGACATCATTCCGCGCATTATCCCGCAGCGGGAGTGGCAAAAAACCGAGCGCGGTTTGATCCAGCGTTTAACGGCGCTTAATTGTTTTATCAACGATATCTACAACGACCAGAAAATTATCAAAGACAAGGTCGTGCCTGCTTACCTGCTTGAGGATTCGGTCAATTTCCGCAAAGAGTGCATGGGCATGAAGCCCGCCTATGGAGTCTGGTCGCATATCTGCGGCAGCGATTTAATTCGCGACAACCAGGGCGATTTCTATGTACTGGAAGACAACCTGCGTGTGCCCTCCGGTGTGTCCTACATGCTGGAAAACCGCAAGGTCACCAAGCGCGTGTTTCCCGAGTTATTCGAGAATCACAACATCGTACCGGTAACGGACTACCCTAACCAATTGTTCGATACGCTTGCGTCGCTGTCGCCACGCAAATCCGAGCGTCCGGAAATTGTGGTGCTGACGCCGGGAATTTATAACTCTGCTTATTTCGAGCACTCTTACCTCGCCCAGCAAATGGGAGTGGAGTTGGTCGAAGGCAGTGACCTGGTTGTCGACAGCGATGACTGTGTGTACATGCGCAGTATCGATGGCTTAAAGCGGGTGGATGTGATTTACCGCCGCATCGATGACTTATTCCTCGACCCGGATATGTTTAACCCGGATTCGGTCTTGGGGGTGCGCGGCCTGATGCGCGCCTGGCTTAAGGGCAATGTCGCCCTCGCCAACGCACCCGGTGCCGGTGTGGCAGATGACAAGGTGATCTACACCTATGTGCCCGCCATGATCAAATATTACCTGGGTGAGGAGCCCATCCTGCCCAATGTCCCCAGTTATCTCTGTGTTGATAAAAAACAATGCGATTACGTACTGGCTAACCTCGACAAGCTGGTGGTCAAACCGGCGAATGAGTCTGGTGGCTACGGCATGATTATCGGGCCGCAGGCCAGCAAAAAAGAATTGGAAGAATTTGCGGCGCGTATTAAGGCGAATCCGCGCAACTATATGGCCCAGCCATTAATTTCCCTGTCTACCGCGCCCATCCTCACCGAGGGCAATGCCGAGCCGCGCCATATTGATTTGCGTCCCTTTATTTTGCAGGGCAAGGAACACCATGTCACACCGGGCGGCCTGACCCGTGTGGCGATGCGCAAAGGCTCCTACGTGGTGAATTCCTCGCAGGGCGGTGGCAGTAAAGACACCTGGATTGTGGTGGAGGATTAAGATGTTATCGCGTGTTGCAGAACGTATTTATTGGTTGGGCCGCTACATGGAGCGCAGTGAAAATACCGCGCGCCTGGTGAATGTAAACTCCAACCTGCTGCTGGATTTGCCCAGTGGTGTGCGCGTGGGTTGGGGATCGCTGATCGATATCAGTGGAACGCGCTCCTACTATGAACGCGACACCCAGCAGGCCGATGAAAAAACTGTCGTGAATTTTATCCTGGCGGATAAAAACAACCCGGCGTCGCTGATTAACTCGCTCAGCTTTGCCCGTGAAAACTCGCGTATTACCCGCGAGATCATGCCTATGGAAGCCTGGGAACTGGTGAATGACCTTTACCACTTTATCCGCGATCGTGTCGATAAGGTAACCTCGCGCCGCGATCGCGCCACTATCCTCCTGCATGTGATCAGCAATGTGCAGCAATTCACCGGGCTACTTGCCGGTTGCATGAGCCACAACAATGCCTATGACCTGATCCGTATCGGCCGCAACCTGGAGCGCGCCGATATGAGTACACGTATTGTGGATGTGGGCCTGGTCAACCTGCTGCCCCATTTGTCGATTGGTGGTACGGAAGTATTGGAGCCCTACGACAATATTTTGTGGATGAGTGTGTTGCGCTCACTCAGTGGTTACCAGATGTATCGCCAGCAGGCGCGCGATCGGGTCAATGCCAACGCGGTGGTGAAATTCCTGTTGCAGAGCGAAGACTTCCCGCGCGCAGTAGCCCATTGCCTCAAGCAACTGGAGTTGTGCCTATGGGGGCTACCCAACAGTGAAAACGTATTGGCCTGTATTGTCAGCTTGCAGCAAAAAATTGAACTGGCGAATCTCGATGAGCTGCTGCAACAGGGATTGCATGAATACATTGATGAGATCCAATTGGAAATTGGTAATCTCCACTTCCGAATTGCCGAAACCTGG from Cellvibrio japonicus Ueda107 includes:
- a CDS encoding 2OG-Fe(II) oxygenase: MLLFPVSVVIVMSFTFADFESCLDKLAEAIHKQGYLVLDGALPAHLSQALLDEWDQHFAVHLQSAGVGRAGDYRQSPDIRRDKILWLEPETPAVTEFLSWMDKLRTGLNQRLFLGLFDYESHFALYEPGDFYQKHRDAFRDTNARAGRKLSTVYYLNPDWTSLDGGELVLYDEADEHLLERVAPKQGRLLVFLSEDFPHEVLPARRPRKSIAGWFRVKPV
- a CDS encoding circularly permuted type 2 ATP-grasp protein, with translation MKIDWLDYNSGHFYDEIISAPGIPRPETRHLARYLASLSGDELQERKLSAELAIKTMGISFTVYSDAGNIDRAWPFDIIPRIIPQREWQKTERGLIQRLTALNCFINDIYNDQKIIKDKVVPAYLLEDSVNFRKECMGMKPAYGVWSHICGSDLIRDNQGDFYVLEDNLRVPSGVSYMLENRKVTKRVFPELFENHNIVPVTDYPNQLFDTLASLSPRKSERPEIVVLTPGIYNSAYFEHSYLAQQMGVELVEGSDLVVDSDDCVYMRSIDGLKRVDVIYRRIDDLFLDPDMFNPDSVLGVRGLMRAWLKGNVALANAPGAGVADDKVIYTYVPAMIKYYLGEEPILPNVPSYLCVDKKQCDYVLANLDKLVVKPANESGGYGMIIGPQASKKELEEFAARIKANPRNYMAQPLISLSTAPILTEGNAEPRHIDLRPFILQGKEHHVTPGGLTRVAMRKGSYVVNSSQGGGSKDTWIVVED
- a CDS encoding alpha-E domain-containing protein, with protein sequence MLSRVAERIYWLGRYMERSENTARLVNVNSNLLLDLPSGVRVGWGSLIDISGTRSYYERDTQQADEKTVVNFILADKNNPASLINSLSFARENSRITREIMPMEAWELVNDLYHFIRDRVDKVTSRRDRATILLHVISNVQQFTGLLAGCMSHNNAYDLIRIGRNLERADMSTRIVDVGLVNLLPHLSIGGTEVLEPYDNILWMSVLRSLSGYQMYRQQARDRVNANAVVKFLLQSEDFPRAVAHCLKQLELCLWGLPNSENVLACIVSLQQKIELANLDELLQQGLHEYIDEIQLEIGNLHFRIAETWFLPQVMAPVSAA